The Salvia miltiorrhiza cultivar Shanhuang (shh) chromosome 2, IMPLAD_Smil_shh, whole genome shotgun sequence DNA window ACCATCGAAGCGTGTGAAGGTGACCTCTGTAGATTCAGGGGGTATTTCAAACAGTTTATACCTTAGACAGAGAGGTTGCTCATTTAGTGACTCAATGGCTCGGCTTTTGGCAATTGAGGGGGATGATGAGGTTGTTGGTTCAAAAGGTGTCATAAAGAAAGTCGAGCTTGTTCGTGTTATAGCCGAGGCATTGTATTCACTTGGCTATTCAAAGTCAGGGGCATGCCTAGAGGAAGAGTCTGGAATCCCCTTTCATGCCCCTGAGATAGATTTGTTTATGCGTCATATTCTTGAAGGTCAATGGGATGACAGTGTTTCCGTGTTGCACAAATTTGGTGTAATAGATGAAACATTAACTAAGCTAGCATCTTTGGTAATATTTGAGCAGAAATTCTTTGAACTTTTAGATGATGGAAAGATCATGGATGCTTTAAAGACGCTGCGGACAGAGATCACTCCACTTTGCATCAATTATGAGAGAGTTAGAGAGCTGTCTTCCTTCGTTTTGTCTCCATCACAAAATTTACTCGATGGAACTTCTAGTAAAGGGTCAAAACTCGAATCTCGTAAAAAGTTACTGGATAAATTGCGCAAGTTGCTTCCCCCAACAGTGATAGTTCCGGAGAAAAGATTGGTGCATCTTGTCGAGCAGGCCCTTGTCTTGCAAAAGGATGCATGTAAGTTTCACAATTCCTCGGTTGGGAAAATGTCGTTGCTTGCTGATCATCAGTGTGGGAGAGACCATATTCCTACACAAACATTGCAGGTAAATTAGAGGCAAAACAAAGGAAGACAGGGATTACTATGCCTGTTTATAGATAGAATTCCTACTTGTCTGTTTTGCGCGGACACAATAACATTTTTTTAGCGTATTGTTTAGTTTCGTTATACATTATATTTGCTTTTCGTATAAGATTCAATATCCTTATGAAATAACATTAGAATGACATTTAGCTGATCTCTTTTGTTAATCACTCCAGGTATTACAAGAACACAATGATGAAGTATGGTTTTTGCAATTTTCTCACAATGGAAAATACTTGGCCTCGTCATCTGGGGATCGCCTTGTTATTATATGGGAGGTTACGCTCGCTCTTTCTCCATTCTTTTTGTTATGTTTAAACTTCTATCGAGGATTCTAATTCATTCGCTTGTATGTGGGTacaaaatttagaaatttttGCATTTGATCATTTTAACTTTAAACTTTATTTTGAAAGTCTTTGAGAAGAACTTTTAGTTTCATGGACATTCCTCATTCACTCGTTGTTCGCAGCTTGGCTTATGATCAAACCGATATAGTGAATACAAAGCGATTAAATGTTACTTGTGTTCTTGATTTTAACAGCCTCTTATATTCTAGTTTGATGTACATAACTTGTGTTTGATGTGGAAAGTTGTGTTTCTATATGTTCATACATGCTGATGGTTTCTTCTTCGGTAGGTCATGGATGATGGTCAAGTTTCTTTAAAACATCGATTATACGGTCACCAGAAACCTGTATCCTGTATATCGTGGAGCCCCGATGATAACCAACTCCTTACATGTGGAGTAGACGAGCTAGTTAGACGATGGGATGTTGCCTTAGGGGAATGCCTCTATACATACGAGAAAAGCGGTCTTGGTTTGGTCTCTTGTGCGTGGGCGCCGGACGGGAAGAGCGTCTTTTCCGGTGTTACCGATAAAAGCATCAGCATGTGGGATCTGGAAGGAAAAGAGTTGGAATGTTGGAGAGGGCAGAGAACTCTTAGGAATGCGGACTTGGGCATCACTAGTAATACAAAAGAGCTTGTTAGCGTTTGTAAAGAAACCGTGATACTATTGTTCGGATGGGAGTCTAAGTCCGAGCGATTCATCGAGGAGGATCAGATAATAACTTCGTTCTCTTTGTCTGAAGACGGCAAGTTCTTGCTCCTCAGCCTCTGGAACGAAGAGCTTCATCTTTGGAGTATTGAGGGATGCCCCAGGCTGGTATCTAAATACAAAGGTCACAAACGCTCGCGTTTCGTTGTGCAGTCTTGCTTCGGGGGATTAGAGCATGCATTTATTGCCAGCGGTAGCGAGGACTCGCAGGTAATACTCGCGCCCTCCTCTTTGTTTATTGCGTGTATATTTAGCGTGTGCTCGCTTTGGGTGTTAGCTTAGATATATAAGAGGAGCTAATGTTGGTGCCTACTTTGATAGTCTAatccttcaaatactcaaatcaCATGAATCTTAACTTAGGTTTTGTTCGAGTCGAGCTAACTTAGAATGACCCGTTGCTTACCGTGTATATGCTATCCGTAGGTTTACATATGGCACCGGCTCTCGGGAGAGCTCATTCTAACGCTAGCTGGGCACACCGGGGCTGTAAACTGCGTCAGCTGGAATCCGGCGAACCCCCATATGCTGGCATCAGCGAGCGACGATCGGACGATACGAATCTGGGGACTGAATCAGGTTAATATGAACTACAATGGGAGGCATAGTAATGGAGTTCATCACTGCGACGGAGGGAGTTGAAGTTGGAAGGGAAAATGCTCTAATTTCTTCTTAGTCATTGCTTTTTATGTAAGTTCTTTTGCTTAAATGTTTAATCCAAACTATAACACAAGATGAATGTGAATTTGCATCCAATGTGATAATAATATCTAGCTCTCTCACTTTCCTTCATTGATTTAGGTTATTTTGATgtatatttaatcaaatattatgttattttttcatGTATCAAACATATTATTCATGGACTAAATTAAATATGTCATTTTTATGCCCAATTCAAATTTGGTAAATTTGGACTCTTGTAACCAATTACATTGTGAAAGGGTGGGTATTATGGTAATTTCAACACGAAAATGAAAGTTTTCTAAATACCACCTGTAATAGAATATGCTAGGCATCTTTTTAAAGATGTACTACAAATTAATGAAATTATCAAATCcaagtatattttttaaataaaatcaattggcaaaaaaaattgtttaaatgATTCTTCCATAATAATATGTCGATTTTAGACTATGCTTGTAAATGCTTATAATtgcgtaatttttttaatctcatgaaacaaaaaaaaaaacttacttttttagaaaaagaaatacttaatCTACACTTCATTCCAACTAAACTCGTACACATTTTATATTTGTATCTCCACTTacaaaaaaactaaaagtatAATAATCATAATGGATGAGAAAAGATTCAAACCAATTTCAAGTACTA harbors:
- the LOC131009500 gene encoding WD repeat-containing protein 26 homolog, which translates into the protein MGGVEDDEPPSKRVKVTSVDSGGISNSLYLRQRGCSFSDSMARLLAIEGDDEVVGSKGVIKKVELVRVIAEALYSLGYSKSGACLEEESGIPFHAPEIDLFMRHILEGQWDDSVSVLHKFGVIDETLTKLASLVIFEQKFFELLDDGKIMDALKTLRTEITPLCINYERVRELSSFVLSPSQNLLDGTSSKGSKLESRKKLLDKLRKLLPPTVIVPEKRLVHLVEQALVLQKDACKFHNSSVGKMSLLADHQCGRDHIPTQTLQVLQEHNDEVWFLQFSHNGKYLASSSGDRLVIIWEVMDDGQVSLKHRLYGHQKPVSCISWSPDDNQLLTCGVDELVRRWDVALGECLYTYEKSGLGLVSCAWAPDGKSVFSGVTDKSISMWDLEGKELECWRGQRTLRNADLGITSNTKELVSVCKETVILLFGWESKSERFIEEDQIITSFSLSEDGKFLLLSLWNEELHLWSIEGCPRLVSKYKGHKRSRFVVQSCFGGLEHAFIASGSEDSQVYIWHRLSGELILTLAGHTGAVNCVSWNPANPHMLASASDDRTIRIWGLNQVNMNYNGRHSNGVHHCDGGS